The window TGCAGGCGAGCACCAGCTTCGACAACCAGCTCCCCAGCGGCCACGAGTGCTAGGGCGAGGCCGGTGTCGACAACGTCTGACGACGTCAAGCCGAAGTGGAACCAGCGACCGTCGTTCCCCAGTCGCCCCGATACGACATCGACGAACGCGGCGACGTCATGGTGCGTCGTTTGCTCGCGAGCTTCAATCTCCGCGAGGAGCGAGTCATCGACCGCCGGTGAGGCACGGCGAATGCGGGCAGCGTCTTCGGCGGGCACCCGCCCGATTGCTGCGAGCGCATCCACCGCCAGAAGCTCGACCTGAAGCCAGCGCTCGACGCGCGCGCGATCGCTAAACAACTCCGCCATTTCCGGCGTGAGGTAGCGCGGAAGCATAGGAGACACGTTCGCTGGCTGGACGGGGTCCTCAACGTAGCCCACGGTGTACAGCGCGTGGCGGAGACGTGTCGCGATCATCACCTGGAGTATGAGACGCCGGTGTGACACCCACGCCCGCAAACGCGTGCCGTAGTCCTGGTCCCGAGCGTGGCGTCTGCGAGTGAATCGCGGCTTACCGTTCGGTAATTCCTTGGCAATCTCCGGCGCCACACGAGGAGAATCCGGCGGCACTCTCGGGACCCCGCAACGCTCTGACCAGGTACAACGCGGCTAGGCAAAATCCGACGTACCCGTCGGATGTCGGAAGCGCCTACGAATCAGGCGGTCGAGGATCGCACTCTCATACACCACCTTGACGGACACAACCAGCGGTGATTGCCCAACCAGTGCGAGCGCGCCCGCGCTGACCTTGAGACCAGGCGACTATGCACGGCTCGCACCCACCCCGGCTCCTGCAGACGCGCCCGTGGCGCGGATCGGCGGGCGGTGGGTTCTGCCTCTAGAGGCGATTCTCGCGGTATCCGATTGAGCCTTGTGCGGCAGCTGGCCCCGAACGGTGCGACGGACACGTCGGTCACTCCGCCTCCTTGCACACCGGGCAGGTCTGGGGTTTCGCGCCCCGGACCTTGATCCGTGTCCAATAGCCCTCGCAGGTCCGGCACGGGCCGAGGAGTTCCTGACCTTCGGCAATGGGGAGTCCCTCCGTGAGCACATCCTGCTCCTCGGGCGCTGCGGCTTCGGGCTCAGACTGCGGCTGAGGTGCCGCAGCCTCGGCCTCGGGCGGGCCCGGCATCGGCCCCGTGGGTTCGCCGGCCCCCGATCTGAGGTCGCGTTCGCTGCCGAACCAGGAGCGCACGCGGTCGGTCCAACTCATGGGCGGTGGCCTTCCGCTCTACGGGGATTTAGAACCGGGGACGTCCATGCGACGGTAGCGGCCGCGAGGTCTCCGACCGCGGACCTGCCCCTCCCCCAACACCGTCGAAGCCGGTGTCACATCTGAACTTCGAGATCGGCCTTCTCTCGACGAAGGGACTGCACGAACGCGGTCCATGACGTTATCCACAACGCTGTGGAATCCGGAGCGCACGTTGAGGACGGAGTCGGTAGGGTCCCGTGCACGCACGGTGTTCGGGCGAGCACCGACAGCACGAGGGGACGGTGGCATGACGCGCCGTCGGGGAGACGGTTCGTGGGCCTGGCTGGCCCGAGTGACGCTCGTCGGCATCGCCTTGCTCAGCGCGTGTAGCGACGAACCCAACGGCGGTGCCGAGCCGGGAGCGACGACGCCTGCGCCGGTGGCCACAACCGCCGAGTCGACCGCGACACCGTCGCCGAGTCCGGAGCCGACCTCGGAGGTGGAGGCCGCGTACCGCGCCTACCTCGACGCGACAGTCGAGGCGATGTCCACGGGCGATCCTGATAGCCCCGGACTCCGTGACCTGGCACGCGACCGAGCCTTGACAGCGGCGCAGGCACGCGTCGCGAACCTCACCTCCCAAGGCCGCATCGCACGGGGGGCGTTCGTCCCCGCAATCCAGTCGCTCGAGGTCGACGACGACAGCGCGCGGCTGCTGGACTGCTACCGGGCCGACATCGTCGAGTACGACCGCGACTCCAGCGAGGAGGTCGCTGATCGTGACGGCGTCCGATTCGCGGCGTCCGCCGAGCTGCGGAAGCAGGAAGGCGATTGGGTGGTCGTCGACTTCGCCGAGGACGACTTCTGCGTACCCGAGGATCTCGCCGCGGATATCGAGAGCAGCTACCTCGCGTTCTGGGACGCCGTCGAAACGGCGAGCCGGCCGCCGGACCCCGACCACCCCGCGCTGGCGGCGACGGCTGGCGGTGAGCAGCTCGAGGGCTTGCGCCAGCGGCTCGCGGAGTTCCGCGACGAGGGCTACGAGGTCCGCGGCCACAACACGCCCAACCCGCTGGCGGTGCAGATCACGTCGGACGACACCGTGGCGCTGGTGCGGGACTGCCGCGAGCTCGACCCGGAAGCCGGTGTGTACGACGCCGAGACCGGGGAGCGCATCCAGGGCGGCGCTGAACCCGGCGAGCGCTCGCTGTGGGAGAGCCGCATGGAACTCAGGGGCGGCGCCTGGAAGGTCGTCGACGCGGACCTGATCGAGGAGGAGAGCACATGCGATCCCGCTTCCTTCTGAGCGCCGCTCTCGCCGGACTCATGACCGTGCTGGCTGCCGCGCCCGCGTGGGCCAGCGACTCCGATGGCTGGGTCGACGTCGACGAGGACGACGCCACGATCGATGTCGGTGCCGAGGACCGAACCACCAACGGCGGGGGCAGCAGCGGCGCAGACTGCACCTGGACCCGCATCGACCCGGCCGACCTGCCGGCCGGAAGCGACATCCTCCCCATCCTGGAGCGGGACGGCAACCAGGAGTACGACTGGTACGTGCGGGAGTGCCCGCTGCCGGACGGAACCGTCGTGCGCGACCTCATACCGGTTCCGCGCGAGGCGCCGCCGGTCGATCCGACACAGCTACGTGACCGCGCGGTGAGCCGTCTCGAACTGCCGGCGCCCCAGCTCGCGATGAACCCACCTCAGGAACAGGTGGTCCGCATCGAGTCGTGGCTGTGGATCGACGACGAGGTCTGGCAGCAGCACTCACGGTCCGCGTCCGCGGGCGGGGTCACCGCGACCGTCACCGCGACTCCGGTGCGGGTCGTGTGGGATCTGGGCAACGGCGACACCGTGACCTGCGCGGGACCGGGCACGCCCTACGACCCGGCGCTACCCGAGGCGGAGCAGACGACCGACTGCTCGTACACCTACGGACACAGCTCCGCCGCCCAGCCGAACGGCACCTACCTCGTGACCGCGACGGTCGAGTGGGAGGTGGGCTGGACGGTGACCGGCGCCGCAGGTGGCGGTCCGCTTCCCGCGCTCTCCACCTCCACGACGCTGCCCGTCCGCGTCGCCGAGTTCCAGGCGCTCAACGAGTAGTCCCAAGCGAGGAGCACACCGTGTCGATGATCACGAGCCAGCGGGGCAACGGTTCCGGCAAGACGCAGACGCCACCGCTGCGCCTCGATCCGCCGGGCCGACTCCAGCGCCGTCCTCGCATGTCGTGGATCGGGCTGGGTGCGTTGCTCCTCGTGGCGTTCGGCCTGTTCGGGGCGATCACCATCGCACGAGTGGCGGACCGTGAGCCGGTGCTCGCGCTGGCGCAGCCCATCGAGCGTGGAGAGGAGCTGACAGCGGCTCACCTCACCACCGTACGGGTCGGCACCGACGACGAAGTGGCGGTGGCGCCCGCCTCGGAGGCCGACGGCATCGTCGGTCTGCGAGCCACCAGCGATCTGTCCCCCGGGACGCTCGTGACCCTCGACCACTTCACCGCCGGACCCTCCGTGGGTCCCGGGGAGAGCGTCATCGGTCTGGCGCTGGCACCGGGCGAGTACCCGACCGCGAACCTCCACGCCGGCGATGCCGTCGTCGTCGTCAGGACACCTGCACCGAACGGGCTGGACCGTGAGGCGTCGACCGAGGCCATCGTGCTCGCCGAGGCGGAGGTCTTCGCCGTCGAGCCGCTCAGCGACACCGCACGCACCCTGATGGTCTCGCTCACGGTGCCGTCGGAGTCGGCGCGCGAGATCGCGGCGGCGGCGGCTGAGGGACGGATACGGCTCGCGCTGGTGGGCGGATCATGAGCATCCTCGCCTTCGGCTCCGCCAAAGCGTCACCCGGTGTGACGACGTCGCTCCTCGCGATGGCGGCCGTCTGGCCCGCGGACCGCTCGCTGCTCCTCGTCGAGGCAGACCCCGACGGGGGCGTGCTCAGTGCGCGGTGCGGCTTGGCGGCGGAGCCTGGCCTGTCGACGCTCGCCGTGGCAGGACGGCGGTCGATGCCCCTGGGTGAGCTCGCCCGCCACGTCCAGCGGCTGCCCGGCGGCGACGTCGACGTCCTCGTCGGACCTCCATCGGCCGAGCAGTCACGCCGGGCGCTCGAGCTGGGCGCGGGGCCGCTCGCCGTCGCTCTGCGGGAGCTGCCCGGTACCGACGTGCTGGTGGACCTGGGCCGGTTGACGCCGGCGGCGACGACCTGGCCCCTCGTCGACGCCGCGGACCGTGTGGTCCTCGTGGCGCGTCCCCGTCTGGAGGAGCTCCAGATGCTCCCCGCGAGGTTGCGCGCGCTGACCGGTGCCGGAGTCGCCCCATCGTTGGTGCTCGTGGGTGAACGCCCCTACTCCCCCGCGGAGGTCACCACGGCGCTCGACGTGGACGTGCTCGCGGTGCTTGCCGACGACCCGCGCGCGGCGGCCGCCCTCACAGGCGAGCCGGGAGTGGCCGGACTGCGCCGCTCCCTCCTGCTGCGCAGTGCCCAGGACGCCGTCGCCGCGCTGCTCGCCGCATGCTCAGGCGGCCACGACGACGGCGAGGTGCGGGCGCCCGAGAGGGAGGAAGCGGAGGTGGTCACGTGAACCCAGGCGAGCGCGCGCTGCTCGTGTCCTCGATCGCCGGTGGTGTTGCCGACCAGCTCGCTGCCGAGGACGGCGCCGCGGAACAGGGCGGTCGCGCCCCGAAGCTGCCGGAAGACGAGCGGATGTACGCGCAGGCGCTGATCCGCGAACGACTCGAGGCCGACGCGGGTCGGCGGCTCCGGGTGGGCGAGGTGTCGCTGAGCACCAGCGATGAGGAGCTGGTCGCTCGCGAAGCGTTCGACCGCCTCTACGGGCTCGGTCGTCTCCAGCGCTACCTCGACGACCCGAGCGTCACCGACATCCACGTCCAGGGCTGTGACGTCGTGTGGTTGAAGCTCCTGGACGGATCGTGGTCGCGCGGCGCGTCGGTTGCGGACAGCGACGACGAACTCGTGGAGCTACTGCGAACGGCAGCCGCGCGCGTGGGCCGCACCGAGCGGCGCTTCGACTCGAGCGAGCCGGAACTCAACCTCCAACTCACCGACGGGTCGAGGTTGTTCGCGGTCATGGCGGTGTCCGCGCGGCCCTGTGTGTCGATCCGCAAGCACCAGTTCGACATCGCGCACCTCGATGACCTGGAGCTGCGCGGCACCCTGAGTGCCCCACTCGTCGCGTTCCTGCGCGCGGCAGTGGAGGCGCGCCGCAGCATCGTCATCGGTGGAGGTGTCGGGTGCGGCAAGACCACGTTGATGCGCGCGCTCATCAACGTGATACCTCAGCAGGAGCGCCTAGTGACCATCGAGGACGCGCTCGAACTCGGCGTGGATCGCTTCGTCGAGCTCCACCCCAACCTCGTCACTTTCGAATCGCGCGAGCCCAACATCGAGGGCGAGGGAGGCATCTCGCTCGAGCAGCTCGTGCGCATGGCGCTGCGGATGGACCCCGACCGGGTGTTCGTCGGCGAGGTCCGGGGAGCCGAGGTTCTCCCGATGCTCCTCGCGATGAGCCAGGGGCAGGACGGTTCGATGTGCACGATCCACGCCAACACCGCCAGAGGCGTGTTCCGGCGGTTGCAGATGTACGCGATGCTCCCGCCCCACCGCCTGGCTCCCGAGGACACGGCGGTGCTGATCGCCAACGCCGTCGACTTCGTGGTGCACCTCGACAAGCGCCGGATCGGCAACGACCCCACCGAGCGGTTCGTGACGTCGGTGCTCGAGGTCAGCGACGCCGAGGGCCGCGAGGTCGTCGCCAACGAGGTCTTCCGCCCCGGACCGGACGGGCGCGCCGTCCCGACAGGGATGGTGCGTGACGAGACGCTCGCGGCGCTCGAGGACGCCGGCCTGCGTCCCGGGATCGTCTCCGGCAACGGCCGAGGAGGCTGGTAGCGGTGGTGCTCATCGGAGCGGTGTGCGGGGCGGGGATGGCCTTGGGTGCTCTCGTCCTCGTCCTCGGCCTCCGCGGGGCGGAGGACACACCCGCTCGACGCCCGCCGCGCTCCCCGCTGGCGACGCAGCCCCTCGCGCTCGTGTCGGTGCTCACCTTCGTCGCGGCGCTGGCCGTCTACCTCCTCACCGGCTGGGTGGTCGGTGCGGCCATGGCAGCGCTGCTCGCTGCGACGCTCCCGCGGAGCTGGCGGCGCAGCCGCGAGCAGCACGCGCTCGTCGAGCGCACCGACGCGATCGCGGCGTGGACCGAGATGCTG of the Actinomycetota bacterium genome contains:
- a CDS encoding chromosome partitioning protein, whose amino-acid sequence is MSILAFGSAKASPGVTTSLLAMAAVWPADRSLLLVEADPDGGVLSARCGLAAEPGLSTLAVAGRRSMPLGELARHVQRLPGGDVDVLVGPPSAEQSRRALELGAGPLAVALRELPGTDVLVDLGRLTPAATTWPLVDAADRVVLVARPRLEELQMLPARLRALTGAGVAPSLVLVGERPYSPAEVTTALDVDVLAVLADDPRAAAALTGEPGVAGLRRSLLLRSAQDAVAALLAACSGGHDDGEVRAPEREEAEVVT
- the tadA gene encoding Flp pilus assembly complex ATPase component TadA, which codes for MLRRPRRRRGAGAREGGSGGGHVNPGERALLVSSIAGGVADQLAAEDGAAEQGGRAPKLPEDERMYAQALIRERLEADAGRRLRVGEVSLSTSDEELVAREAFDRLYGLGRLQRYLDDPSVTDIHVQGCDVVWLKLLDGSWSRGASVADSDDELVELLRTAAARVGRTERRFDSSEPELNLQLTDGSRLFAVMAVSARPCVSIRKHQFDIAHLDDLELRGTLSAPLVAFLRAAVEARRSIVIGGGVGCGKTTLMRALINVIPQQERLVTIEDALELGVDRFVELHPNLVTFESREPNIEGEGGISLEQLVRMALRMDPDRVFVGEVRGAEVLPMLLAMSQGQDGSMCTIHANTARGVFRRLQMYAMLPPHRLAPEDTAVLIANAVDFVVHLDKRRIGNDPTERFVTSVLEVSDAEGREVVANEVFRPGPDGRAVPTGMVRDETLAALEDAGLRPGIVSGNGRGGW